AGACCTGCAACGGGGTCAGGCCGCGCAGGTGCGGGTTGGCGGGCAGTTCGGGCACCGGGTTCGCGTCGTGGATCATCGCGTTGGAGAACTGCAGGCGCACGCTGTTGAGGCCCAGTTCGGCCAGCCCGTCAACGATCGTGTCGATCGAGGCCCGGTCCAGCCCGAGCGGGGTCTGGTAGGCGATCTCGCCGCCGTGGTGACTGGCCGGATCGGCGGGGTCGCCGGAACCGTTCCACGTGCCGCTCGCGCCGTGCCAGTTGGCCGCCTTCAGCTTGAACCGATTGCCCTCGGCGTCGACGATGTACCGGCCGCGCGTGCTCAGCGGCGCCACCCAGCCTGCCGGATCCCTCCCGGCCGCCGCACTCGCGGGTGGCGCGGCGACGACACCGATGGTCACGAGGACTGCGCACAGCGCACCCAGGATCCGCATGCACAGAGGGTAGCCAGCCGGATGCCGGGTATGTACCGGCGAAAAGTAGCGTACGTGTACGGCAATTCTCCAGACCGAATCAGTCGCACAAAGCCTTGATCGTGACACGCGAACGCAGCCCTTCGCCGGACAGGTCGAACCCGATCGAGTCACCACGTTTCGCCCGGTGCGGGCAAACCGCTCTCTGCCCGGCAAGCTTGCTGCGAGGCGTCTCGGTCGCGGTCAGGCAGTCGTGTCGTCCGGTACCGGCTCGACCCGGCGGCGGAGCAGACAGAATTCGTTGCCTTCCGGGTCGGCCAGCACGTGCCACGATTCGCCGCCGCTCTGGCCGACGTCGGCGGTGCTGGCGCCCGCGGCCAGCAGCCGGTGCAGTTCCGCGTCCTGGTCGCGATCGGTCGGGTTCACGTCCAGGTGCAGGGGCAGCTTGCCGCGGCGCGGATCGGTGCTGTGACTGAGGATCAGGGTCGGTTGCGGGCCCCCGGAACCGCGGCCGGGCGGGCCGATCTCGATGTCCAGGCCCTCCCGGCCGAGTTCCACGTAGCCGAGGATTTCGCACCAGAAGTCCGCCAGCCGCTGCGGATCGGTGCAATCGAGGACGAGTTCGGTGATCCGGCAAGCCATGCGCCGACGCTACGGGGCGGCGGCGGGCGGGGAAAGCGCGTTTTCCCGGTGCTCGTGGTCAGCGGGAGTGACGGGTTTGTGGCGCTTCGTGGTATACCACCGGAATTCCTCTTCTCGAGATCCAGCCCCGGTCGGGACCTCGGGCAAACCGGCAGCTCAGCCGCTCGTGCTGTAGTAGGCTCCGCGCGTGATCGCGTTTCGGCGATCGCCGAGGAGGGGAGCAGAACATGGACGAGATCATCGAGCAGATCAAGACGGCTCGTCGCGACGTGACCGCGGCCGAGCTGTTCGACCCGTGGTCGGAGGTCGTGATGATCCTGGGCGGCCGGGAATTCAGCTGATCCGGCGGGCGTGATCGCACCATGCCGGTGCACGTGTTCCTCGGCCCCACCCTGCCGGGGCCGGAAGCGCTGAACTGCCTGCCCGGCGCGGTACTGCATCCGCCGGTGGCGCACGGTGATCTGCTGCGGCACGGCTTCACCCGTGGCGACGTGGTGGTCCTGGTCGACGGCTTCTACCACCAGAGCGCCTCGGTGCGGCACAAGGAGATCCTGGCGCTGCTGCAGTCCGGCGTGCGGGTGGTGGGGTGCGCCAGCATGGGCGCGATCCGCGCGGCGGAACTGCATCGCTACGGAATGCTCGGCCACGGCGTGGTCTTCGGGCAGTACCGGGACGGGCTGCTCGAAGGCGACGACGAGGTCGCGGTCCTGCACGGCGAAGCGCCGGAGTACCGCAAGCTCACCGTGGCGCTGGTCGCCGTGCGGCACGCCGCCGAGGCCGCGCGGCGGGCAGGCGTACTTTCCGCAGCGGCGGCGCAGTCCGTGGTCGAACTCGCGCGGCGCCGGCACTACACCGAACGCACCTGGCAGTCGCTGGCGGACGCGGGCGAGGATCTCGTCCGGCTGCGCGAGTTCCTGGCCGAACACCCGCACGTGGCGGACGTCAAAGCCGCTGACACCCGGGACACGCTGTGCGCGCTCGCGCGCGGCCTGCTGCCTGGTGCGGGCGGTCGCGGCGAGGGGGCTGCGGATGAGAGCTGCGCGGCGGATGCCGAGGCTGCGGATGCCCGTGGCACGGTGCCCGGTGCGGGTGGTGCCGCCGGTGACGTGGCGGACGGGGGTTGCGCAGCGTGCGAGGCCATCGATACCCGTGGCACGGTGCCCGGTGCGGATGGTCGCGGTGGCGGAGCGGTGGATAAGGGCTCGGCGGCGGAGGTCAAGGCTTCGACCGCCCCCGGCACGCTGCCGGGTAGGGGCGGTGTCGGTGATGGGGCTGCGGATGAGGGTTGCGCGGCGGATGTCGAGGTTGCGGTTGCCCGTGGCATGGTGCCCGGTGCGGGTGGTGCGGGTGGTGCGGGTGGTGCGGGTGGTGCGGGTGGTGCGGGTGGTGCGGGTGGTGCGGGTGGTGCGGGTGGTGCGGGTGGTGCGGGTGGTGCGGGTGGTGCGGGTGGTGCGGGTGGTGCGGGTGGTGCGGGTGGTGCGGGTGGTGCGGGTGGTGCGGGTGGTGCGGGTGGTGCGGGTGGTGCGGGTGGTGCGGGTGGTGCGGGTGGTGCGGGTGGTGCGGGTGGTGCCGCCGGGGTGACGGATGAGGGCTGGGTCGCGGGTGTCAAGGCCGCGGACATCCGCGACACGGTGCCCGGTGCGGCTGATCGCGGTGATGGGGCAGCGGACGGGAGTTACGCGGCGGGCGTTGAGGCCGTGAATACCCGAGGCATGGTGCCGGGCACGTACGGTCCCGGTGAGGGGACAGCGGACGGGGTTTGCCTGGCGGGCATCGAGGCCGCGAACACCCATGACACGGTGCTGGGCACGAGCGGTCTCCGCGACGAGACGGCGGACGAGGATCGCCCGGCGGACGTCAAGCCCGCAGCCACCCGCGACACCCGGCCCGGCACAGGCGATCCCGGCGACTGGACGGCGAACGACGACTGGCGCAACCGGTTCATCACCGAATGGCAGGTCGAGTTCTCCGTGTCCCCGGTGGAGGGCACCGACGTGTCGCTCGGCGCCACGATTCGCTACCAGCAGATCCATCTCGAAGACTTCCCGGCGCGCTGGCGCCGCTACGTGCTGGGACACCTCGCCGGGCCGGGCCCCGAAGACGAGCGCGAGGTCCGCGCGTTGCGGGTCGCCGCGCGGCACGGCTTGAGCTCGGAATCGCTCACCGTGGAGCAGACCGGGTACTGGCTCACCCCGGCGGAGGCGGCTGAGTTGCCGGGCGCGGAGGCGTTGCTGCGCATCCTGGTCCGGTCGTATCAGCCGCAATGCCCGGCCGGTGACCTCGCGTCGGCCGAGCCCGGCGTCGGGGCGGATCCGGCGGCGCGGCGGGCGGTGGCCGAGGCCGAGGTGGTCAACGCCGAGGTCGCGTCGTGGGCCAGCGGCCAGCACGTCGGCCAGCTCAAGCCGGCCGTGCTGATCGGGCACCTCGCTTCGGTCTGGCGGACCGGCGACGAGCCCGCGCTGCTTGCCGCCGCGCGTGATCGTGGCTTTGCCACCGTGGCCGAGGCGGCCGAGGCCGTGCGGCCGTTCTTCCTGCGCAGCCGGTTCCTGACCCGGGACGGCGCATGACGACGCCGGCCGGGGCGAAGGTGTTCTTCGCCGGAACGCACCGGGTCCGCCGCCCGGACGAGACCTGGGCGGTGATCGAACCACTGCTCGCCCGCTACGGGGTCACCCGCGTCGCCGACGTGACCGGGCTTGACGTGCTGGGCGTCCCGGTGATGATGGCGGTGCGCCCGCTGGCCCGCAGCCTCACCGTCTCCCAGGGCAAAGGACAGACCGCGGTGCTCGCCCGGATCTCCGCGGCGATGGAGTCGATCGAGCTGTGGCACGCGGAGAACGTGCCGAACCCGGTGCGCCACCACGCCACCCCGGCCGCCGAACTCGGGCTGCCCTACCGAATCGCCGGCGTCGTCACCGGGCCGGGCTCGCTGGTCACCGAGACGACTCCGCTCGACTGGGTCGAGGCGTTCGACACGGGCAGCGGCGCCGCCGTG
This Amycolatopsis sulphurea DNA region includes the following protein-coding sequences:
- a CDS encoding VOC family protein: MACRITELVLDCTDPQRLADFWCEILGYVELGREGLDIEIGPPGRGSGGPQPTLILSHSTDPRRGKLPLHLDVNPTDRDQDAELHRLLAAGASTADVGQSGGESWHVLADPEGNEFCLLRRRVEPVPDDTTA
- a CDS encoding TfuA-like protein; protein product: MPVHVFLGPTLPGPEALNCLPGAVLHPPVAHGDLLRHGFTRGDVVVLVDGFYHQSASVRHKEILALLQSGVRVVGCASMGAIRAAELHRYGMLGHGVVFGQYRDGLLEGDDEVAVLHGEAPEYRKLTVALVAVRHAAEAARRAGVLSAAAAQSVVELARRRHYTERTWQSLADAGEDLVRLREFLAEHPHVADVKAADTRDTLCALARGLLPGAGGRGEGAADESCAADAEAADARGTVPGAGGAAGDVADGGCAACEAIDTRGTVPGADGRGGGAVDKGSAAEVKASTAPGTLPGRGGVGDGAADEGCAADVEVAVARGMVPGAGGAGGAGGAGGAGGAGGAGGAGGAGGAGGAGGAGGAGGAGGAGGAGGAGGAGGAGGAGGAGGAGGAGGAGGAGGAGGAAGVTDEGWVAGVKAADIRDTVPGAADRGDGAADGSYAAGVEAVNTRGMVPGTYGPGEGTADGVCLAGIEAANTHDTVLGTSGLRDETADEDRPADVKPAATRDTRPGTGDPGDWTANDDWRNRFITEWQVEFSVSPVEGTDVSLGATIRYQQIHLEDFPARWRRYVLGHLAGPGPEDEREVRALRVAARHGLSSESLTVEQTGYWLTPAEAAELPGAEALLRILVRSYQPQCPAGDLASAEPGVGADPAARRAVAEAEVVNAEVASWASGQHVGQLKPAVLIGHLASVWRTGDEPALLAAARDRGFATVAEAAEAVRPFFLRSRFLTRDGA